The following coding sequences are from one Oceanimonas doudoroffii window:
- a CDS encoding TonB-dependent receptor domain-containing protein: MSNKLLAAALLPWAAFAQNSTDPTSITIYNRVEQPLTSALAPVEVITKADIERRQPRSLVDLLETLPGMQFGSQNGGIGQSSSLFVRGTNSDHVLVLLNGRPMAQMVSSNVDFSQLPVNNVQRIEYIRGPRAAIYGSRAIGGVVNIITTSQVNDATVGVTTGSNDYYAANASINQWVSDATRLQLATGYRETRGYDVVPSNSQNDRDGFDSKNLTLGIEHQLNQNWTLDANFNGWENNLEYDFYEPVWGTPGSDKNHTEAYQLDTGLKYTSDQLSGQLNASYGEYESEDWNKESGRHTASITNTSTTRLDGLVQYHYSEQGYVLTGMDWDRDRLKAKTTGTRAPDRDNTGVYASVYHTWAPVSFELTGRVDDNEQFGTHDTWQSALSLALPMRHKATLSYGTAFKAPTFSHLYGFGGNKDLKPEESENWEFGLAGDYELMDWQVNFYRNKIDDLIVYQGGYINSTKNTDALIRGIELVANVETGPVHHAFSYDYTDAENENNNGRQLLRRAKRKFSWTGDIDVASASLFAQVLYVGERTDVGDVMLPSYTIWNIGARYPLTSNLTLNGKVNNLFDKDYQVVDGYDAPDMEFYVGVDYRF; the protein is encoded by the coding sequence ATGTCCAACAAGCTGTTGGCAGCCGCTTTGCTGCCATGGGCCGCCTTTGCCCAGAATTCAACCGATCCCACCTCTATCACCATCTACAACCGGGTAGAGCAGCCGCTTACCAGTGCCCTGGCACCGGTGGAAGTGATCACCAAGGCCGATATTGAACGCCGCCAGCCTCGCTCCCTTGTCGACCTGCTGGAAACCCTGCCGGGCATGCAGTTTGGCAGCCAGAACGGTGGCATTGGTCAGAGCAGCAGCCTGTTTGTGCGCGGCACCAATTCCGATCATGTGCTGGTGTTGCTGAATGGTCGTCCGATGGCGCAAATGGTGTCCAGCAATGTGGATTTCAGCCAGCTGCCGGTCAATAACGTGCAGCGTATCGAGTATATTCGGGGCCCTCGCGCCGCTATCTATGGCTCCCGTGCCATTGGTGGCGTGGTCAATATCATTACCACTTCACAGGTTAATGATGCCACTGTGGGCGTGACCACCGGCAGCAATGATTACTATGCCGCCAATGCTTCAATCAACCAGTGGGTTAGCGATGCTACTCGCCTGCAGTTGGCGACCGGCTATCGGGAAACCCGTGGGTATGATGTTGTACCTAGCAACAGTCAGAACGACAGGGATGGCTTTGACAGTAAAAACCTGACTTTGGGTATTGAACATCAGCTGAATCAGAATTGGACACTGGATGCCAACTTTAACGGCTGGGAGAACAATCTGGAATATGATTTTTATGAGCCGGTTTGGGGTACACCTGGCTCAGATAAAAATCATACAGAGGCCTATCAGTTAGACACCGGACTGAAATACACGAGTGACCAATTATCCGGTCAGCTTAATGCCAGCTACGGTGAGTATGAGTCCGAAGACTGGAATAAGGAGAGTGGTCGACATACTGCCAGCATTACCAACACGTCAACAACACGGCTTGATGGATTGGTTCAGTACCACTATTCCGAGCAAGGCTATGTTTTGACCGGTATGGATTGGGACAGAGACCGACTGAAAGCAAAAACTACGGGCACGCGTGCTCCTGACCGAGATAATACCGGTGTTTACGCATCTGTGTATCATACCTGGGCACCAGTATCCTTTGAGTTGACGGGACGAGTAGATGATAACGAGCAGTTTGGTACCCATGATACTTGGCAGAGTGCATTATCTTTGGCTCTTCCCATGCGGCACAAGGCAACCCTGAGTTATGGCACGGCCTTCAAGGCACCGACCTTCAGTCATCTGTATGGGTTCGGTGGTAACAAGGATCTGAAGCCCGAAGAGTCTGAAAACTGGGAGTTTGGCCTGGCCGGCGACTACGAGCTGATGGATTGGCAGGTTAACTTTTATCGCAATAAAATCGATGACCTGATTGTTTATCAGGGCGGTTACATTAACTCGACCAAGAATACCGATGCACTCATCAGGGGCATTGAGTTGGTTGCCAATGTTGAAACCGGGCCTGTACATCATGCCTTTAGTTATGATTACACCGATGCCGAAAATGAAAACAATAACGGTCGCCAGCTGCTCCGTCGTGCCAAGCGCAAATTCAGCTGGACCGGTGATATAGATGTAGCGAGTGCCAGTCTGTTTGCTCAGGTGCTGTATGTGGGAGAAAGAACAGATGTTGGCGATGTAATGTTGCCCTCTTACACCATCTGGAATATCGGAGCCCGTTATCCGCTCACCAGCAACCTGACCCTGAACGGCAAGGTAAACAACCTGTTCGACAAGGACTATCAGGTAGTTGATGGCTACGATGCCCCCGATATGGAGTTCTACGTCGGCGTCGACTACCGGTTCTGA